One candidate division TA06 bacterium genomic region harbors:
- a CDS encoding nucleotidyltransferase family protein has protein sequence MKGKKTLAEIKNVLKEHQRGLRARYGIKNIGIFGSYLRREAGNNSDLDILVEFDPSVDIGLLKFVEIENYLSGIFGVKVDLVEKPALKPRIGRRILKEVIYP, from the coding sequence ATGAAAGGTAAAAAAACTCTTGCAGAAATAAAGAACGTACTTAAAGAGCATCAACGGGGATTGAGAGCGAGGTACGGAATCAAGAATATCGGCATTTTCGGCTCTTATCTGAGGCGCGAAGCCGGGAATAATAGCGATCTTGACATATTAGTGGAATTTGACCCTAGCGTTGACATCGGACTGTTAAAATTCGTGGAGATCGAAAACTATTTAAGCGGCATCTTTGGCGTCAAAGTGGATCTCGTGGAAAAACCCGCATTGAAACCAAGAATAGGAAGGCGGATATTAAAAGAGGTCATCTATCCGTGA
- a CDS encoding DUF86 domain-containing protein, with protein MDKSVEFTQGMKFEKFIGDDKTVFAVIRAIEIIGEAVKNIPEDARKEHPAIPWKSLAGMRDKLIHAYFGVDLKRVWKTVKEEMPPLKPLFGKMLKGLKK; from the coding sequence ATGGATAAAAGTGTCGAATTTACCCAAGGCATGAAATTTGAAAAATTCATCGGCGATGATAAGACAGTATTTGCAGTAATTAGGGCCATTGAAATTATCGGCGAAGCTGTTAAAAACATACCCGAGGATGCGAGGAAAGAACATCCCGCGATCCCTTGGAAAAGCTTGGCCGGGATGAGAGACAAGCTTATTCACGCCTATTTTGGAGTTGATCTAAAAAGAGTATGGAAAACCGTGAAGGAAGAAATGCCTCCATTAAAGCCTTTGTTTGGAAAAATGTTAAAGGGACTAAAGAAATGA